One genomic window of Amphiura filiformis chromosome 3, Afil_fr2py, whole genome shotgun sequence includes the following:
- the LOC140148585 gene encoding aldo-keto reductase family 1 member A1-A-like: MTSTGGPRIELPTGQKMPILGLGTWKSKPGQVKNAVMAAIDSGYRHIDGAFAYQNEHEVGDAIQTKINEGKIIREDIFYTSKLWNTHHHPDYVEKACRSALDVTQLEYFDLYLLHWPFAFKSGDVFWPVGDDGKVIFDDIDYVDTWKAMETLVDKGLCKAIGLANFPIDFMKRILSINRVPVSNLQVEAHPYLPQLELVDFCKKKGITVTAFSPLGSPDRPVQTKDDPVLMEDPVVKAIAESKGKSPAQILIRFNLQRGLLCTPKSVTPSRIQSNYETLDFELTESELNQLLQINRNFRFVTFPASKPHPLYPFKG, encoded by the exons TCAAAACCTGGCCAAGTCAAGAATGCGGTAATGGCAGCCATTGACTCAGGCTATCGGCACATCGATGGGGCTTTTGCATATCAAAATGAACACGAGGTTGGTGATGCTATTCAAACTAAGATCAATGAAGGGAAAATCATACGTGAAGATATTTTCTACACAAGCAAG CTATGGAACACACATCACCATCCAGATTATGTTGAGAAAGCGTGTCGCAGTGCTCTTGACGTGACGCAGCTGGAATATTTTGACCTCTACTTATTGCACTGGCCATTCGCGTTTAAG AGTGGAGATGTGTTTTGGCCGGTAGGAGATGATGGTAAAGTAATCTTTGATGATATTGACTATGTAGATACGTGGAAG GCAATGGAAACCCTCGTTGATAAAGGTTTGTGTAAGGCAATTGGTTTAGCTAATTTTCCTATCGACTTTATGAAACGCATCTTGAGTATCAACAGAGTGCCCGTGTCTAACTTGCAG GTAGAAGCACATCCATACCTGCCTCAACTTGAATTGGTGGATTTCTGTAAGAAAAAGGGCATTACCGTCACTGCATTTAGTCCTCTAGGCTCACCAGATAGACCAGT ACAAACTAAAGATGACCCAGTGTTAATGGAGGATCCAGTTGTCAAAGCAATAGCAGAAAGCAAAGGAAAGAGTCCCGCTCAAATTCTAATCAGGTTCAATCTTCAACGTGGCCTCCTTTGTACTCCTAAAAGTGTTACGCCGTCCAGAATACAAAGCAATTACGAG ACGCTTGATTTTGAACTCACCGAGTCTGAACTCAATCAGCTACTTCAGATAAATAGGAACTTTCGTTTCGTGACATTCCCAGC TTCAAAGCCCCATCCTCTGTACCCATTCAAGGGATGA